The Populus trichocarpa isolate Nisqually-1 chromosome 2, P.trichocarpa_v4.1, whole genome shotgun sequence genome has a window encoding:
- the LOC7489883 gene encoding chromatin remodeling protein EBS isoform X1 has product MAKTKPGKKDLDSYTIKGTNKVVRPGDCVLMRPSDTDKLPYVALVEKIEADHRNNVKVRVRWYYRPEESIGGRRQFHGAKELFLSDHHDMQSAHTIEGKCTVHSFKNYSKLENVGAEDYFCRFEYKASTGGFTPDRVAVYCKCEMPYNPDDLMVQCEGCKDWFHPSCMGMTIEEAKKLDHFLCSDCSSEDDAKRSMNVFPVSPSLEAKVRRWRQNVGRGD; this is encoded by the exons ATGGCCAAAACCAAACCTGGCAAAAAAGACCTTGATTCCTACACTATCAAAGGCACCAACAAAGTTGTTAGAC CTGGTGATTGTGTGTTGATGCGCCCATCGGACACCGATAAGCTTCCATACGTGGCACTTGTAGAGAAAATCGAGGCAGATCATAGAAACAACGTTAAAGTTCGTGTACGGTGGTACTACCGGCCGGAGGAATCCATTGGGGGACGCCGTCAATTCCACGGAGCCAAAGAGTTATTCTTGTCAGACCACCATGATATGCAAAGTGCACACACAATCGAAGGCAAGTGCACAGTGCACTCCTTCAAGAACTATAGTAAGCTTGAGAATGTTGGAGCTGAGGATTACTTTTGTAGGTTCGAGTACAAGGCTTCCACCGGTGGGTTCACTCCTGATCGTGTAGCTGT GTACTGTAAGTGCGAGATGCCATACAATCCAGACGATCTCATGGTGCAATGCGAGGGATGCAAAGATTG GTTTCATCCATCTTGTATGGGTATGACAATTGAAGAAGCCAAAAAATTGGATCACTTTCTATGCTCTGACTGCTCATCTGAAGATGATGCGAAGAGATCTATGAATGTATTCCCAGTATCTCCGTCCCTTGAAGCTAAGGTAAGAAG GTGGAGACAAAACGTAGGAAGAGGTGACTGA
- the LOC7489883 gene encoding chromatin remodeling protein EBS isoform X2 — translation MAKTKPGKKDLDSYTIKGTNKVVRPGDCVLMRPSDTDKLPYVALVEKIEADHRNNVKVRVRWYYRPEESIGGRRQFHGAKELFLSDHHDMQSAHTIEGKCTVHSFKNYSKLENVGAEDYFCRFEYKASTGGFTPDRVAVYCKCEMPYNPDDLMVQCEGCKDWFHPSCMGMTIEEAKKLDHFLCSDCSSEDDAKRSMNVFPVSPSLEAKVETKRRKR, via the exons ATGGCCAAAACCAAACCTGGCAAAAAAGACCTTGATTCCTACACTATCAAAGGCACCAACAAAGTTGTTAGAC CTGGTGATTGTGTGTTGATGCGCCCATCGGACACCGATAAGCTTCCATACGTGGCACTTGTAGAGAAAATCGAGGCAGATCATAGAAACAACGTTAAAGTTCGTGTACGGTGGTACTACCGGCCGGAGGAATCCATTGGGGGACGCCGTCAATTCCACGGAGCCAAAGAGTTATTCTTGTCAGACCACCATGATATGCAAAGTGCACACACAATCGAAGGCAAGTGCACAGTGCACTCCTTCAAGAACTATAGTAAGCTTGAGAATGTTGGAGCTGAGGATTACTTTTGTAGGTTCGAGTACAAGGCTTCCACCGGTGGGTTCACTCCTGATCGTGTAGCTGT GTACTGTAAGTGCGAGATGCCATACAATCCAGACGATCTCATGGTGCAATGCGAGGGATGCAAAGATTG GTTTCATCCATCTTGTATGGGTATGACAATTGAAGAAGCCAAAAAATTGGATCACTTTCTATGCTCTGACTGCTCATCTGAAGATGATGCGAAGAGATCTATGAATGTATTCCCAGTATCTCCGTCCCTTGAAGCTAAG GTGGAGACAAAACGTAGGAAGAGGTGA